The following proteins are encoded in a genomic region of Gemmatimonadales bacterium:
- a CDS encoding O-antigen ligase family protein: MISLAYAALWLFVFSVPWEGVIRISQMAVVSRATGVLAFGLAMLAIVMSGRIRRWHLTHIAALLFVLWSGCGLLLINFQGVPKKFYTFVQLFAAMWMIWELAPSRQKVLGLLTAYLFGAYLAAIDTVIVYRRQGGALRRFAAGEVDPNDLAMTLALAVPLAWYLGQTYHRPVMRWIARGYLPLGILAIGLTGSRGGMLATMVALMIVPLTMTHLTAGRLVSAIAMLLITGSLAVAYVPTKIVNRLATTGEQVEDLSLGGRFKLWKAGMTAFTESPLIGYGTASYIKAITPQLGPAAQVAHNSYISVLVEEGAIGFMLYATMLFAVFLAVLRLQSIDRRFGLVLYATLGIAMLPLTWEDRKAVWVILAALVGLSYSQVAGSVASRWQAAPRRVPVIRPTQVPRPKPMAGPRRSPGRDASA, encoded by the coding sequence ATGATCTCGCTCGCCTACGCCGCCCTGTGGTTGTTCGTCTTTTCGGTGCCCTGGGAAGGCGTCATCCGCATCAGTCAGATGGCCGTCGTCAGTCGGGCCACCGGCGTGCTGGCCTTTGGTCTGGCGATGCTCGCCATCGTGATGTCGGGACGGATCCGACGCTGGCACCTGACGCACATCGCCGCGCTGCTGTTCGTGCTCTGGTCGGGGTGCGGCCTCCTGCTTATCAACTTCCAGGGTGTACCCAAGAAGTTCTACACCTTCGTTCAGCTCTTCGCGGCGATGTGGATGATCTGGGAGCTCGCGCCCTCGCGGCAGAAGGTGCTCGGGCTGTTGACTGCCTACCTGTTCGGCGCCTACCTCGCCGCAATCGATACCGTCATCGTGTATCGCCGACAGGGAGGGGCGCTCCGCCGTTTTGCCGCGGGTGAGGTCGACCCCAACGACCTGGCGATGACCCTCGCCCTGGCGGTCCCCCTGGCCTGGTATCTCGGGCAGACCTACCATCGGCCGGTGATGCGCTGGATCGCTCGCGGGTACCTGCCGTTAGGAATACTGGCCATCGGGCTCACCGGCTCGCGCGGGGGCATGCTGGCGACGATGGTCGCGTTGATGATCGTCCCTTTGACCATGACCCACCTGACCGCCGGGCGCCTGGTGTCGGCTATCGCGATGCTCCTCATTACGGGGAGCCTCGCAGTGGCGTACGTGCCCACCAAGATCGTGAATCGGCTCGCCACCACCGGAGAGCAGGTCGAGGATCTCAGCCTGGGCGGCAGGTTCAAGCTGTGGAAGGCGGGGATGACCGCCTTCACCGAGTCGCCCCTCATCGGCTACGGCACGGCCAGCTATATCAAGGCGATTACGCCGCAGTTAGGCCCGGCCGCCCAGGTGGCCCATAACTCCTACATCTCGGTGCTGGTGGAGGAGGGGGCCATCGGATTCATGTTGTACGCGACGATGCTCTTCGCGGTCTTTCTGGCGGTGCTGCGGCTCCAGTCCATCGATCGGCGATTCGGCCTGGTGCTGTACGCCACGCTCGGCATCGCAATGCTGCCGCTGACGTGGGAAGACCGGAAAGCGGTCTGGGTCATCCTGGCGGCTCTCGTGGGGCTGTCCTATTCGCAGGTCGCCGGAAGCGTCGCATCGCGATGGCAAGCAGCGCCGAGGCGGGTACCGGTCATCCGACCCACGCAGGTGCCGCGGCCCA
- a CDS encoding glycosyltransferase, which translates to MTTSRSASPASPRILLLSTSLGMGGADRQILCLARALLARQYEVRLVSMTPLGEMGRQAFDQGLPVISLEMERGRADWRAFQRLVTLLREWRPQLLTSFMYHANLLGRLAGRWAGVPLIVSSIRSERNGSASRDWLMRLTNWMDDRCTTNSQEVADSLRERRLLPSGKALVIPNGVDVAELSAPVDERLRIRSELGLAPGEFLWLAVGRLLPQKDYPTLLQAFQPLAAAPARLLIAGRGPMLQELEQQARQLGTGAQVSFLGVRQDIPALLAAADGFVLSSAWEGMPNVVMEALAAATPVVATRVGGVAELVESGTSGFLVPAGDPGALSQAMRQLMSLPARERELMGRAGRHHVATRYGMGAMADRWMALYQELLSRKGIAIP; encoded by the coding sequence GTGACTACCTCGCGATCTGCGTCCCCAGCCTCCCCCAGGATCCTGCTGCTGTCCACCAGTCTCGGTATGGGCGGCGCGGATCGTCAGATCCTCTGCCTGGCACGCGCCCTTCTCGCCCGCCAGTATGAGGTGCGCCTGGTCTCGATGACACCGCTGGGGGAGATGGGGCGGCAGGCCTTCGACCAAGGCCTGCCCGTCATCAGCCTGGAGATGGAACGGGGCCGCGCCGATTGGCGGGCGTTCCAGCGACTAGTTACTCTGCTGCGGGAATGGCGGCCGCAGCTGCTGACGAGCTTCATGTACCACGCCAACCTGCTGGGCCGGCTCGCCGGCAGATGGGCCGGTGTGCCGCTTATCGTGAGCTCGATCCGCAGCGAGCGCAACGGTAGCGCCTCGCGCGATTGGCTCATGCGGCTGACGAACTGGATGGATGATCGCTGCACCACCAACTCGCAGGAGGTGGCGGACTCACTGCGGGAGCGGAGGCTGCTGCCGAGCGGCAAGGCACTGGTGATTCCCAACGGCGTCGATGTCGCCGAACTTTCGGCGCCGGTGGACGAGCGCCTCCGCATCCGGAGCGAGCTCGGTCTGGCGCCGGGCGAGTTTCTCTGGCTGGCCGTCGGTCGGCTGCTGCCGCAGAAGGACTATCCGACCCTGCTCCAGGCGTTCCAGCCGCTGGCGGCTGCGCCGGCCCGGTTGCTCATCGCCGGACGGGGGCCCATGCTGCAGGAGTTGGAGCAGCAGGCGCGGCAGCTCGGCACGGGGGCGCAGGTGAGCTTTCTCGGTGTCCGGCAGGACATCCCGGCGCTGCTTGCGGCAGCTGACGGCTTCGTGCTGTCCTCCGCCTGGGAAGGGATGCCCAACGTGGTGATGGAGGCGCTGGCAGCCGCTACGCCGGTGGTCGCGACCCGGGTCGGGGGAGTGGCGGAGCTAGTGGAATCGGGGACCAGCGGGTTCCTGGTGCCGGCCGGGGATCCGGGTGCCCTCTCGCAGGCGATGCGGCAGCTCATGTCCCTGCCGGCCCGGGAACGGGAGCTGATGGGGCGCGCCGGACGGCACCATGTCGCCACCCGCTACGGCATGGGGGCGATGGCCGATCGCTGGATGGCGCTCTACCAGGAGCTGTTGAGCCGGAAAGGCATTGCCATCCCATGA
- a CDS encoding glycosyltransferase, protein MKAAPIAFFLPSLRGGGAQRVIVNLVQAIAERGLPVDVILAIAQGAFLDQLPPSVRLVDLRATRLTGSLLPLTRYLRRERPRVLVSSMSHANLIALWAARLARQGTPVIVTVHTTLSHSMGQRERLGDRVWPHLVRLFYPWAAGVVAVSGGVADALAQSTGISRARVQVVYNPVITPGMIALGRQAPDHPWFGVGQPPVILGVGRLTAAKDFPTLIRAFAEVRRHRAARLMILGEGEERPALTALVGELGLADDVALPGFVEKAPAYMAGAALFVLSSAWEGLPTVLIEALALGTRVVATDCHSGPREILQQGRLGALVPVGDPAALAQAIIDALDRPAEPIPAEALRPFTREAAVDHYLRLIESA, encoded by the coding sequence ATGAAGGCGGCGCCGATCGCCTTCTTCCTGCCCTCGCTTCGTGGCGGCGGTGCCCAGCGGGTGATCGTGAATCTGGTGCAGGCGATCGCCGAACGCGGGCTCCCGGTGGACGTCATTCTCGCCATCGCCCAGGGCGCGTTCCTCGACCAGCTTCCTCCCTCGGTGCGCCTGGTCGATCTCCGCGCCACCCGACTGACCGGGAGCCTGCTGCCGCTCACCCGCTATCTCCGCCGGGAACGGCCCCGGGTGCTGGTCTCCTCGATGAGTCACGCCAATCTCATCGCCCTCTGGGCGGCTCGGCTCGCCCGGCAGGGCACGCCGGTCATCGTCACGGTGCACACCACGCTCTCGCATTCGATGGGGCAGCGGGAGCGGCTGGGGGACCGGGTCTGGCCCCACCTGGTACGCCTCTTCTACCCCTGGGCCGCCGGGGTGGTCGCCGTGTCGGGCGGAGTCGCGGACGCCCTGGCGCAGTCCACCGGGATATCGCGTGCACGCGTCCAGGTGGTCTATAACCCGGTGATCACGCCGGGGATGATCGCGCTGGGCCGGCAGGCGCCGGACCACCCCTGGTTCGGAGTGGGGCAGCCGCCGGTCATCCTCGGCGTCGGGCGGCTCACCGCGGCCAAGGACTTTCCCACGCTCATCCGGGCATTCGCCGAGGTCCGGCGACACCGGGCCGCTCGGCTGATGATCCTGGGAGAGGGAGAGGAACGGCCCGCGCTCACGGCCCTTGTGGGCGAGCTGGGGCTGGCCGACGACGTGGCCCTCCCGGGGTTCGTCGAGAAAGCACCGGCCTACATGGCCGGCGCCGCGCTCTTCGTGCTCTCCTCGGCGTGGGAGGGACTGCCCACCGTGTTGATCGAGGCGCTGGCGCTCGGCACTCGGGTGGTGGCGACCGACTGCCACAGCGGCCCCAGGGAGATTCTGCAGCAGGGACGTCTCGGCGCCCTCGTGCCGGTCGGCGATCCGGCCGCCCTGGCCCAGGCCATCATCGATGCGCTGGATCGACCCGCCGAGCCGATCCCGGCGGAGGCGTTGCGGCCGTTCACCCGGGAGGCGGCGGTCGATCACTACCTCCGTCTGATCGAGAGCGCGTGA
- a CDS encoding lipopolysaccharide biosynthesis protein, whose product MTSDERRGAPRGLTQRALGGMLWTFSGTGVQGAIQLLVMVALGRLLTPTEFGVMGAATVIIALSQIVSQVGVGPAIVQRRELEPVHIRVAFTISGVLGLLLGAAVWLAAPALAAFYRIPAVEPVLRGVALLFPIDGLNTVGESLLVRQLRFRLFVAVEVGSYILGYACIGVLLAWQGYGVWSLVAANLSQVSLRTIGMYVATRHPVRPSLDLRASRDLLSYGLGHSLAQVGNVLSQQGDNMVVGRWLGPQALGIYGRAYNLMVVPASVFGRIVNRVLFPVMAQVQDEPDRLAGAYERVLALVALMSLPVSAFLWVVAPEFIPTLLGPQWTGVVLPFRLFSCSLLFRMSSKVSDACTKAAGVVYARALVQGAYAALVVTGALIGQHWGVGGVAVAVSLAMGCNWVAMAALSRSVTGLSWSRFLRAQVPGAVFAALIGGTAGLAAQAARAAHLGKIPVLIAAGATAAACALAAATLRSEMFLGPHGAWASRRVGELLRRGSRRIGRPAGKPEPDALAEANPE is encoded by the coding sequence ATGACCTCGGACGAGCGCCGGGGCGCGCCCCGTGGCCTGACCCAGCGCGCGCTCGGCGGGATGCTCTGGACCTTCAGCGGCACCGGCGTTCAGGGCGCCATCCAGCTGCTGGTCATGGTGGCGTTGGGACGGCTGCTCACACCCACCGAGTTCGGTGTGATGGGCGCGGCCACCGTCATCATCGCGCTCTCGCAGATCGTCTCGCAGGTCGGCGTCGGCCCGGCGATCGTGCAGCGTCGCGAGCTCGAGCCGGTCCACATCCGGGTCGCCTTCACCATCTCCGGCGTGCTCGGCCTCCTCCTCGGGGCCGCGGTATGGCTCGCCGCTCCCGCGCTCGCCGCCTTCTACCGCATTCCCGCCGTCGAGCCCGTGCTCCGGGGCGTGGCGCTCCTGTTCCCCATCGACGGCCTCAACACGGTGGGCGAGTCGCTCCTCGTCCGGCAGCTGCGTTTCCGGCTCTTCGTCGCCGTCGAGGTCGGCAGCTATATCCTGGGGTACGCCTGCATCGGCGTGCTGCTGGCGTGGCAGGGCTACGGCGTCTGGTCCCTGGTGGCCGCCAACCTCTCGCAGGTGAGCTTGCGGACCATCGGCATGTATGTCGCCACTCGGCATCCGGTCCGGCCCAGCCTCGACCTCCGGGCCAGCCGGGACCTGCTCAGCTACGGCCTGGGGCACTCGCTGGCCCAGGTCGGCAACGTGCTCTCCCAGCAGGGCGACAACATGGTGGTCGGGCGGTGGCTCGGCCCCCAGGCGCTGGGGATCTACGGGCGTGCCTACAATCTGATGGTGGTGCCGGCGAGCGTGTTCGGACGGATCGTGAACCGGGTGCTCTTCCCGGTCATGGCGCAGGTCCAGGACGAGCCCGACCGGCTGGCGGGTGCCTACGAGCGGGTGCTCGCCCTGGTGGCCCTGATGTCGCTCCCGGTGAGTGCGTTTCTCTGGGTCGTGGCGCCTGAGTTCATCCCCACGCTTCTGGGGCCACAGTGGACCGGGGTCGTGCTGCCCTTCCGGCTGTTCTCCTGCAGCCTGCTGTTCCGGATGAGCAGCAAAGTGAGCGACGCCTGCACCAAGGCGGCCGGCGTGGTGTACGCGCGAGCGCTGGTGCAGGGCGCCTACGCCGCCCTGGTAGTGACGGGCGCGCTCATCGGTCAACACTGGGGTGTGGGCGGCGTGGCCGTCGCGGTGTCGCTCGCGATGGGATGCAACTGGGTGGCGATGGCGGCACTCAGCCGATCGGTAACCGGCCTCTCCTGGAGCCGCTTCCTCCGCGCGCAGGTGCCGGGAGCCGTCTTCGCCGCGCTGATCGGGGGCACGGCGGGCCTCGCTGCCCAGGCGGCGCGGGCGGCGCACCTGGGCAAGATCCCGGTGCTGATCGCGGCGGGGGCCACGGCCGCCGCCTGCGCCCTGGCCGCCGCCACGCTGCGATCGGAAATGTTCCTCGGCCCGCACGGCGCCTGGGCGTCCAGACGAGTCGGGGAGCTCCTCCGCCGCGGCTCTCGCCGGATCGGCCGCCCAGCGGGGAAGCCGGAGCCCGACGCTCTCGCCGAAGCCAATCCGGAATGA
- a CDS encoding sulfotransferase, which produces MMQVTKPIILVGTGRCGSTLFHRLMARHPRMMWMSGFCYLYPDRPLWNRWAVTAMGNPLLHQLFGGKIRPGEHYRFWDHHAYGFSEPCRDLVGSDVSARVKKQVRAAFQPMLTSGRDRLLVKITGWPRIGFLNEIFDDAKFIHIVRDGRAVASSLLHVHFWRGWYGPQRWRAGLLSPDDQATWESYDRSFTALAGLEWRIQMRAIDAARRTLDPARFFEVKYEDFCEQPVETFRRVLKFVELPDSDAFERQVRVASIRSTSNRWRNDLTPVQQDLLDDLLREDLLQYGYDGSEQVEKVRETVER; this is translated from the coding sequence ATGATGCAAGTTACCAAGCCCATCATCCTGGTGGGAACCGGACGCTGCGGCTCGACCCTGTTTCATCGGTTGATGGCGCGCCACCCCCGGATGATGTGGATGTCCGGTTTCTGCTATCTGTATCCCGACCGGCCACTGTGGAATCGCTGGGCCGTCACGGCCATGGGGAACCCGCTGCTGCACCAGCTGTTCGGGGGCAAGATCCGGCCGGGCGAGCACTATCGCTTCTGGGACCATCACGCCTACGGCTTCTCCGAGCCCTGCCGGGACCTCGTCGGATCGGACGTGAGCGCGCGGGTGAAGAAACAGGTGCGCGCCGCGTTCCAGCCCATGCTCACGTCCGGGCGCGATCGTCTGCTGGTCAAGATCACCGGCTGGCCCCGCATCGGCTTCCTCAACGAGATCTTCGACGACGCGAAGTTCATTCACATTGTGCGCGACGGCCGGGCCGTCGCAAGCTCGCTGCTGCACGTGCACTTCTGGCGCGGCTGGTATGGGCCGCAGCGCTGGCGGGCGGGCCTGCTCTCGCCCGACGATCAGGCCACCTGGGAAAGCTATGATCGCTCGTTCACCGCGCTGGCGGGCCTGGAGTGGCGCATCCAGATGCGGGCGATCGACGCGGCGCGGCGGACGCTCGACCCGGCGCGCTTTTTCGAGGTCAAATACGAGGACTTCTGTGAGCAGCCGGTGGAGACCTTCCGGCGGGTGCTGAAGTTCGTCGAACTTCCCGACTCCGACGCGTTCGAGCGTCAGGTGCGCGTGGCGTCCATCCGAAGCACGAGCAACCGCTGGCGGAATGACCTGACGCCTGTGCAGCAGGACCTCCTGGATGACCTGCTGCGCGAGGATCTGCTGCAGTATGGCTACGATGGGTCCGAGCAGGTCGAGAAGGTCCGGGAGACCGTCGAGCGGTAG